A single region of the Cyanobacteria bacterium FACHB-DQ100 genome encodes:
- a CDS encoding DUF4347 domain-containing protein, which yields MEFAGLPNWNRPLSLENGTPSSIAVPQNYLNQFSQLHNRASSLVVIDPTVPNYQQLAAGIQPGTHVLILDPAQDTIAQITQALLGQTGISSLHLVSHGRSGAIQLGETWLDRTALDRYQSDFQQWAKSLTEDADILIYGCDVAQGDAGRALITQFSRLTGADISASDDLTGNAALNGDWTLEVNTGDIGAQLAFTAETRSNYAAILPVDLISVGNPTLAKGSVGLESIGRNSVSGDGRYIVFTSRATLSANDANGVTDVFLYDRQADTVTLVSRNATNTGSATGASLNPAISYDGNYVAFVSNANDLVSSMTSNTTQASNIFVWERSTGNITLVSRGADGKSGLFDSSAPSISDDGSRIAFQTQAQLLGSDPSSVPDVYVWDRSTSALTHISNNRTDLFSPTEGAESPVISGDGNYVAFTSLYSNLSFGDSNTSQDVFLWQQSDNTLYNLTMNPQIAGNADSRNPVISRDGRRVAFTSDANNFAPDTNNVSDVFVWTRSGFNEFGAPQGSLQLVSINSAGNNSGNGAEGFGNNPGSQNPVISRNGDAIAFTSSSTNLVAGDTNDKIDVFVRNLVSNQTVLVSRGANGIGNGDSGNQSLSEDGTRIAFTSDATNLVAGDTNAQQDVFVRDISTGKPDSEKTFLISRTPAGAVGNNASGTTSSEAFSSISVPVISGDGNIVAFVSLANNLNTEDNNALSDGFVIPVTSGNATLISRRDDNPDLASRTGSGSSTIAPHSLSADGRYIVFTSAAPEIVDGDTNGVSDVFLRDRQTGTTTLISKAATIANGASGNAMISSDGRYVVFTSAASNLVGSDNNNAVDIFWVDRQTSQLRLVSRAAGGANSANAESVNPVLSANGLFVAFTSTASNLVSSDTNNQQDVFLWNSQDDSIAIVSRGSAQSDGASEQPVISADGRYVAFVSAATNLVSGDTNAQRDVFVWDRQTNEVTLVSRASGVNGAVSDGDSYQVSISQDGRTIAFTSTARNLTGTPDADGDEDVFVRNLDTNATVHASANRSGGYSVSLEFSLLKASNPMISGDGQFVVFASDFEDLVVSDANGVSDVFRRNLATGVTELVSVNKEGTSSGNNAAGADGGRGSGSGRGSLDPMISTDGRLVIFNSFSSDLADGDANNALDAFVRDMNAGFTTLVSQIPSETNSGRGASFNPVLSGNGNYIAFNSLATDLTPRDLNSSVDVFGLNLETTVSLTLDKPTIAENTPANTVQYKIRRNRTNGDLTVKLAIDPSSTAAGGDYTLTADPSLNLTRNESEITIKLANGVAEGVITLNAIDDIEIEPEETLNLSLIAAPEYAISDSFGTTSLKITDNDIPILVSISNTTTDSTEGNTGEKEFTFQVKLSAPATTAPVTVRYATQTGTADATDFTTVSDTLTFNVGDPDTRTVTVRVKGDTQFEPDETFSLVLSDPSANARLATNSSATATIANDDTIPTITIAGADSITEGDTGTQAYTFTVSLSEASSTEVKVDYALRDLTTVSGTDYVAVPAGTLTFAPGVRTQTITVLINGDRLYEDNEQFQIELSNPVGASLPDEQKLKTGAITDNDTAPSITIETASQQSEATSPYNFVVKLSEASGRPVTVKYDTIDGTATAGEDFTAASNTLTFAAGETEKTIEIPVTNDTKREQNETFSVKLTDAANATITTDTATATLADDDPVPTVAITNVSQVEGNSGDTPLQFTVTLSNASDQEIVLNYETKDGTAIASDSDYQSSSGTIKFAPGTTSQTITVNAKGDTKRERDETFALELTTATPNLVTIPTTAIGVGTIQNDDTTLPTISVSPATVSEGGVLTFTVSLSDISSDEIRVNVATSDGTATLSDSDYTERTSETLVFAPNEQTKTITVQTTSDNKLEEDETIALTLTSPVNATLAGSGSAIGTIRNDDQRPAIGIASTPLSEDDPQAAAYPFTIRLSNPTTQTVTVKYRTIDDTATVVDGDYVTVQGTVTFNPGEVEKTITVKANSDRKFEPTERFIVRLEDPVNADLATSATDGFGVLNNDDAAPQLSIVSRTGTQAEGNSGRTSFEFVVSLNNPSSEEIRVNYATIDGTASGSDYEAANGTLIFAPGEEQETITVNVLGDTVLEPEESFLLRLSNPTNATISGSNEARGTILNDDQAIRPTIQIEDVIASEGSVDTTYTFKVKLSQATTNPVSVQYRTLDDTAAIADNDYIGIATPETLTFAPGEVEKQFSVVVRGDTKFEPNETFFAELINPTNADLSSVNRARGVINNDDARPTISIGNVVVSEGNVEGTFTNATFTVSLSNSSSEAISVNYTTVDETAQAADNDYETAAGRLTFAPGVTSQQITVRVRGDRKFEPDESFSIQLSSPTNADLFTAINQGIGTILGDDFRPTMSIDDATPVLEGNVGATPVRFTVRLSNASSEVVTTKYATKNGTANSTDYAGVTTPTTLTFAPGQTEQTITVQAISDVFYELDEAFTVELSDSSNAQITDGSATATIQNDDPLPKLSIAAVATSNPEGNSGITPFTFEVSLSEASPTPITVNYTTVDGSATLANNDYVKAADTLTFAPGETKKTVIVNILGDALFEGNETFQVSLSNPTNATLQTNVATATIVEDDTPPTMNNNSPYDIFWRNQFTGQNLLWQPAGSLLDRELSLATIPDPRWKVVGTADFNGDGAGDLLWRNSTTGDNAIWCMNADLVIQGSFLPTIAGAWQITGIGDFNRDRKADILWRNPQTGENAIWFMRDTVVNTGTFIFKVSDPSWKVSQVADFNNDGSSDIVWTNSSTGEVALWLMDGATIKEDRLEKVSNLAWRIVAAGDINRDGFVDLLWRNDRTGENAMWLMRNGQVERGAFLPSVPPTNWQIESLFDFNGDQSLDILWRNGTTQETVIWFLNQDQVGTTAYLPNLPDRNWSIQAVSRFSNQSKGEIMMRNSQTGENRIWRISLDWFDRSTVLDPQIDRDWQVQGTADFDRNGSADILWRNLRTRELSVWLTQNGQVRDKVTIPAGFDIPIDWVIQGIGDFSGDGSPDLIWRNRRTGETAMWLLNGTQVTSGLFLPKVDTSWQIQDVADMNADRNLDLIWRNPATGQTAIWLFDRTDVTRGIFLPAISPNWQIKGFADFNRDGQTDLVWRDDSTGEIALWFMNAGQVSRGVFLPSAPTNWDLIGVGDFNRDNQFDLLWRDRGSGSNAVWYLVNNSVTFATYVPSLTDLGWQLEGIDDF from the coding sequence ATGGAATTCGCGGGATTACCCAACTGGAATCGCCCACTCTCACTCGAAAACGGTACACCTTCCTCGATCGCGGTTCCGCAGAATTACTTAAATCAATTCTCACAGCTTCACAATCGAGCTTCATCGTTGGTTGTGATTGATCCAACCGTGCCGAATTATCAGCAGTTAGCCGCTGGAATTCAGCCGGGTACCCATGTGCTAATTCTCGATCCCGCACAAGACACGATCGCACAAATTACACAGGCACTTCTGGGACAGACCGGAATTTCTAGTTTGCATCTCGTCTCACACGGAAGATCAGGCGCGATTCAGCTCGGTGAAACCTGGCTTGATCGTACCGCCCTCGATCGCTACCAGTCCGACTTTCAACAATGGGCGAAGTCCCTCACCGAAGACGCAGATATTCTGATTTACGGCTGTGATGTCGCTCAAGGAGACGCAGGACGCGCTTTGATCACACAATTTAGCCGTCTTACGGGTGCAGACATCTCTGCTTCGGACGATCTCACTGGAAACGCAGCCCTCAACGGCGATTGGACGCTCGAAGTGAATACGGGCGACATCGGAGCGCAGCTTGCCTTCACCGCCGAAACACGCTCCAACTATGCAGCAATTCTGCCTGTAGATTTGATTTCTGTTGGCAACCCAACTCTCGCAAAAGGCAGCGTCGGACTCGAAAGCATCGGGCGGAACTCGGTCAGCGGAGACGGGCGATATATCGTCTTCACCAGTCGCGCCACGCTCTCAGCCAATGACGCAAACGGGGTCACAGATGTCTTTTTATACGATCGTCAAGCTGATACCGTTACGCTCGTCAGCCGCAACGCAACGAATACTGGTAGTGCCACCGGAGCCTCGTTGAATCCGGCGATTAGCTACGACGGTAACTATGTAGCGTTTGTCAGTAATGCCAATGATCTGGTTAGCTCGATGACGAGCAACACAACTCAGGCAAGCAACATCTTTGTCTGGGAGCGATCGACGGGCAATATTACCCTCGTGAGTCGTGGTGCCGACGGAAAAAGCGGATTGTTCGACTCCTCCGCCCCCAGCATCAGCGACGATGGCAGCCGAATTGCCTTTCAAACCCAAGCCCAACTGCTCGGCTCAGATCCAAGCTCCGTTCCAGATGTGTATGTCTGGGATCGATCGACCAGCGCTCTGACGCACATCAGCAACAATCGCACGGATTTATTCAGCCCCACTGAGGGTGCTGAATCTCCAGTGATCAGCGGCGATGGAAATTATGTCGCATTTACCAGCCTTTATTCAAACCTGAGCTTTGGGGATTCAAACACCTCTCAAGATGTCTTCTTGTGGCAGCAGTCCGATAACACCCTTTACAACTTGACGATGAATCCCCAGATTGCGGGCAATGCTGACTCCCGTAATCCGGTGATTAGCCGGGATGGCAGGCGCGTTGCGTTTACCAGTGATGCCAACAATTTCGCACCCGACACTAACAACGTTTCAGATGTCTTTGTGTGGACGCGCTCTGGATTTAATGAATTCGGTGCGCCACAAGGCAGCCTCCAATTGGTGAGCATTAACAGTGCAGGGAATAATTCGGGCAACGGCGCTGAGGGCTTTGGTAACAATCCGGGTTCGCAAAATCCCGTTATCAGTCGCAATGGAGACGCGATCGCCTTTACCAGTTCTTCTACCAATCTGGTCGCGGGAGATACCAATGACAAGATTGATGTGTTTGTGCGAAATCTAGTCAGCAATCAAACGGTCTTGGTCAGTCGCGGCGCAAACGGCATTGGAAATGGGGATTCAGGGAATCAGAGTTTGAGCGAAGATGGAACTCGGATTGCATTTACCAGTGATGCCACAAACTTAGTTGCTGGCGATACCAATGCCCAGCAGGATGTGTTTGTGCGCGATATTTCAACCGGAAAACCGGATTCTGAGAAAACCTTTTTGATTAGCCGCACTCCCGCAGGTGCGGTCGGCAATAATGCGTCGGGTACGACTTCGAGTGAGGCTTTCTCGTCGATTTCGGTTCCGGTGATTAGTGGGGATGGCAATATTGTTGCTTTTGTCAGTCTTGCCAACAATCTCAATACGGAAGATAACAACGCTTTGTCCGATGGCTTTGTGATTCCGGTGACGAGTGGCAATGCAACCTTGATCAGTCGGCGCGATGATAATCCTGATCTCGCCTCTCGCACCGGCAGCGGCAGTTCGACGATCGCGCCCCATTCCCTCAGTGCAGATGGGCGCTACATTGTCTTCACCAGCGCGGCTCCAGAGATTGTCGATGGAGATACGAATGGAGTTTCAGACGTGTTCCTGCGCGATCGACAAACGGGAACAACGACCTTGATTAGCAAAGCGGCAACGATCGCCAACGGAGCTTCTGGCAATGCCATGATCAGTTCTGATGGGCGATATGTGGTGTTCACCAGTGCAGCCAGTAACTTGGTGGGTAGCGATAATAATAATGCGGTTGATATTTTCTGGGTCGATCGGCAAACGTCGCAGCTCCGTCTGGTCAGCCGTGCAGCCGGTGGAGCAAACAGCGCCAATGCAGAGTCAGTGAATCCGGTCTTGAGTGCCAATGGCTTGTTTGTCGCCTTTACCAGCACCGCATCCAACTTGGTGAGCAGCGATACGAACAATCAGCAGGATGTGTTCTTGTGGAATAGCCAGGATGATTCGATCGCGATCGTCAGCCGCGGTAGCGCTCAGAGCGATGGTGCTTCCGAACAGCCTGTAATTAGCGCGGATGGTCGATATGTGGCGTTTGTCAGTGCAGCAACGAATCTAGTAAGCGGTGACACAAATGCTCAGCGCGATGTATTCGTGTGGGATCGGCAAACAAACGAGGTGACGTTAGTGAGTCGAGCGAGCGGTGTAAACGGTGCGGTTTCGGATGGAGATTCGTACCAAGTCAGCATCAGTCAGGATGGACGCACGATCGCGTTTACCAGTACCGCGAGAAATCTCACAGGGACACCCGATGCTGATGGGGACGAAGATGTATTTGTTCGCAATCTAGACACCAATGCAACGGTTCATGCTAGCGCGAATCGATCGGGAGGATATAGCGTCAGTCTTGAGTTCTCGCTGCTCAAAGCCTCAAACCCGATGATTAGCGGCGATGGCCAGTTTGTGGTGTTTGCCAGTGACTTTGAGGATCTCGTGGTCAGCGATGCGAATGGCGTTAGCGATGTTTTCCGGCGCAATCTGGCAACAGGCGTAACAGAACTGGTCAGCGTCAACAAAGAGGGAACGAGCAGCGGCAATAATGCTGCGGGTGCAGATGGGGGAAGGGGCAGCGGTTCTGGTCGAGGTTCGCTTGATCCGATGATCAGCACCGATGGTCGGCTTGTGATTTTCAATAGTTTCTCTAGTGACCTTGCAGACGGAGATGCGAACAATGCGTTAGATGCGTTTGTGCGAGATATGAATGCTGGGTTTACAACCTTGGTGAGCCAGATTCCATCTGAAACCAATAGCGGACGCGGTGCTTCATTTAATCCTGTTCTCAGCGGCAACGGGAATTACATCGCGTTTAACAGCCTTGCAACCGATTTAACGCCCCGTGATCTCAATAGCAGCGTTGATGTTTTTGGATTGAATCTAGAAACGACGGTTAGTTTAACGCTAGACAAACCGACGATCGCAGAAAACACTCCCGCAAACACCGTGCAGTACAAGATTCGTCGGAACCGCACCAATGGCGATTTGACCGTGAAGCTGGCGATCGATCCCTCTAGCACGGCGGCAGGCGGAGATTATACGCTCACGGCTGATCCAAGTCTGAACCTAACGCGCAATGAATCAGAGATCACGATCAAACTCGCGAACGGAGTTGCTGAGGGAGTCATTACCTTAAACGCGATCGATGACATTGAGATTGAGCCTGAAGAAACATTAAATCTCAGTCTGATTGCCGCACCGGAGTATGCGATCTCAGATAGCTTCGGAACCACTTCGCTGAAAATTACGGATAACGATATTCCAATCCTGGTTTCGATTTCAAACACCACAACCGATAGTACCGAAGGAAATACAGGCGAGAAAGAATTTACCTTCCAAGTGAAACTCTCGGCTCCGGCAACCACCGCTCCGGTAACAGTACGGTATGCGACTCAAACAGGCACTGCGGATGCAACCGACTTTACCACCGTATCCGACACCCTTACGTTTAATGTCGGCGATCCAGATACAAGGACGGTAACGGTGCGGGTCAAAGGCGATACGCAGTTTGAACCGGATGAAACATTTAGCCTTGTGTTAAGCGATCCGAGTGCGAATGCAAGACTGGCGACGAATTCTTCAGCAACCGCCACGATCGCAAACGACGATACGATCCCGACGATTACGATCGCAGGTGCAGATTCAATTACAGAAGGGGATACCGGAACGCAGGCTTACACCTTTACCGTATCGCTGAGTGAGGCAAGCAGTACCGAAGTCAAAGTAGATTATGCGCTTCGCGATCTAACGACAGTGAGCGGGACTGATTATGTGGCTGTTCCGGCTGGCACATTGACTTTTGCGCCGGGTGTGAGAACTCAAACCATTACGGTTTTGATCAATGGCGATCGCCTGTACGAAGACAATGAGCAGTTCCAAATCGAGCTTTCTAATCCCGTTGGGGCAAGTCTTCCAGACGAGCAGAAGCTAAAAACTGGAGCAATTACCGATAACGATACTGCGCCTAGCATCACGATCGAAACCGCTTCACAACAGTCAGAAGCGACAAGTCCCTACAATTTCGTGGTCAAGCTCTCAGAGGCATCAGGTCGCCCTGTCACCGTGAAATATGACACGATCGATGGCACTGCAACCGCAGGAGAAGACTTTACTGCTGCGTCTAACACGCTGACCTTTGCCGCAGGTGAAACGGAAAAAACAATTGAAATCCCCGTCACCAACGATACCAAGCGTGAACAAAATGAGACCTTCTCAGTTAAATTAACCGATGCAGCTAACGCAACAATTACGACCGATACTGCAACGGCAACGCTCGCAGATGATGATCCAGTTCCCACCGTTGCGATTACTAATGTGTCGCAAGTAGAAGGCAACAGCGGTGATACTCCGCTGCAATTTACGGTCACGCTCTCGAATGCAAGTGATCAAGAAATTGTATTGAATTACGAAACGAAAGATGGCACGGCGATCGCTTCAGACAGCGATTATCAATCCAGTTCTGGAACAATTAAGTTTGCACCTGGAACAACAAGTCAAACGATTACGGTGAATGCAAAAGGAGATACAAAACGCGAAAGAGATGAGACTTTTGCGCTAGAGTTAACCACCGCAACACCGAATTTAGTCACGATTCCCACAACAGCGATCGGGGTCGGTACGATTCAGAACGATGACACCACGCTCCCGACGATCAGCGTTTCACCTGCCACCGTTTCAGAAGGAGGTGTCCTAACGTTCACCGTCTCGCTTTCGGATATCAGCAGCGATGAAATTCGCGTCAACGTTGCAACCAGTGATGGAACCGCAACTCTAAGCGATTCGGATTACACAGAACGAACAAGCGAAACGCTGGTTTTTGCACCGAACGAACAAACAAAAACCATCACTGTACAAACAACTAGCGACAATAAACTAGAAGAAGATGAAACGATCGCGCTGACATTAACGAGTCCGGTCAATGCAACACTTGCAGGATCAGGAAGCGCGATCGGAACGATCAGAAACGACGACCAGCGCCCGGCGATCGGCATTGCCAGCACTCCCTTGAGCGAAGATGATCCGCAAGCTGCCGCTTATCCGTTCACCATTCGGTTGTCCAATCCCACTACTCAAACCGTAACGGTAAAATATCGCACGATCGACGATACCGCAACCGTTGTCGATGGCGATTACGTCACAGTTCAAGGAACTGTAACCTTTAACCCTGGCGAAGTCGAAAAAACGATCACCGTCAAAGCGAATTCCGATCGCAAGTTTGAACCCACAGAACGCTTTATCGTGCGGCTCGAAGATCCCGTCAACGCCGATCTTGCAACTTCTGCAACCGATGGATTCGGCGTTCTAAACAACGACGATGCGGCACCTCAATTGTCGATCGTGTCGCGCACTGGAACGCAAGCCGAAGGCAACAGCGGCAGGACTTCATTTGAATTCGTCGTGTCGCTCAACAATCCCAGCAGCGAAGAGATTCGCGTCAACTATGCGACGATCGATGGCACGGCTTCAGGTTCAGACTACGAAGCAGCAAATGGGACGCTGATTTTCGCACCTGGAGAAGAACAAGAAACGATCACGGTGAATGTGTTGGGAGACACAGTGCTGGAGCCAGAAGAAAGCTTCCTCCTGCGCTTAAGCAATCCAACCAATGCCACCATTTCCGGCAGTAACGAAGCGCGAGGCACAATTCTCAACGACGATCAAGCGATTCGTCCAACCATTCAGATTGAGGATGTAATTGCCAGCGAAGGCAGCGTAGATACGACCTACACCTTCAAAGTCAAGCTCTCACAGGCAACCACCAATCCAGTCAGCGTTCAATACCGCACCCTCGATGACACAGCCGCGATCGCGGATAACGATTACATTGGCATAGCCACACCGGAAACTCTCACTTTTGCGCCCGGTGAAGTTGAGAAACAATTCTCAGTTGTCGTTCGCGGCGACACGAAATTCGAGCCGAATGAAACCTTCTTTGCCGAGTTAATCAACCCTACAAATGCAGACTTGTCCTCAGTCAATCGAGCGCGAGGCGTGATTAACAACGATGATGCTCGACCGACGATCAGTATCGGTAACGTTGTGGTTTCAGAAGGCAATGTCGAGGGTACTTTCACAAACGCAACGTTTACCGTCTCGCTATCAAACTCCAGCAGTGAAGCGATCAGCGTCAATTACACAACCGTTGACGAAACTGCACAAGCAGCAGACAACGATTATGAAACCGCAGCAGGAAGGCTGACGTTTGCACCCGGAGTCACCAGTCAGCAAATTACGGTTCGAGTTCGAGGCGATCGTAAATTTGAACCTGATGAATCCTTCTCAATCCAACTTTCATCGCCGACAAACGCTGATTTGTTCACTGCTATCAATCAAGGGATCGGAACCATTCTTGGCGATGACTTCCGACCAACCATGTCGATCGACGATGCCACCCCAGTTTTAGAAGGCAACGTGGGCGCAACTCCCGTCCGTTTCACCGTCCGCCTATCCAACGCCAGCAGCGAAGTTGTCACCACAAAATACGCCACTAAAAATGGAACTGCAAACAGTACCGATTACGCTGGCGTTACCACACCGACCACACTCACGTTTGCACCGGGACAAACAGAACAGACGATTACTGTGCAAGCGATCAGCGATGTATTTTATGAACTCGATGAAGCCTTCACCGTTGAACTCAGCGATTCATCAAACGCTCAAATCACAGACGGTAGTGCCACTGCAACCATTCAGAACGATGATCCACTGCCGAAACTGTCGATCGCGGCCGTAGCAACCAGCAACCCCGAAGGTAACAGCGGGATTACTCCGTTTACGTTTGAAGTGAGTCTGAGCGAAGCAAGCCCCACTCCGATTACCGTAAATTACACCACGGTAGACGGAAGCGCGACCCTCGCAAACAACGATTACGTAAAAGCTGCAGACACACTTACCTTTGCACCCGGCGAAACGAAAAAAACCGTTATCGTCAATATCTTAGGAGATGCACTATTTGAAGGAAATGAAACGTTCCAGGTTTCACTCAGTAATCCAACAAATGCCACACTTCAAACCAATGTCGCCACCGCCACGATCGTAGAGGACGACACACCGCCGACCATGAATAACAATAGCCCTTACGACATCTTCTGGCGGAATCAATTCACAGGGCAGAATCTGCTGTGGCAACCTGCGGGATCGCTGCTCGATCGAGAACTTTCCCTGGCAACGATTCCTGATCCCCGCTGGAAAGTGGTCGGAACAGCAGACTTTAATGGCGATGGGGCAGGTGATTTGCTCTGGCGGAACAGCACCACCGGAGATAATGCCATCTGGTGTATGAATGCCGATCTGGTCATTCAGGGTAGCTTCTTGCCAACGATCGCCGGAGCTTGGCAAATCACAGGCATCGGAGACTTTAACCGCGATCGTAAAGCCGATATCCTTTGGCGCAATCCTCAAACGGGTGAGAACGCGATCTGGTTTATGCGCGATACCGTTGTCAACACCGGAACGTTCATCTTCAAAGTCAGTGACCCAAGCTGGAAAGTTTCGCAGGTGGCTGATTTTAATAACGATGGCAGTTCCGATATTGTCTGGACAAACTCCAGCACAGGAGAAGTTGCACTCTGGCTGATGGATGGCGCGACGATTAAGGAGGATCGTTTAGAGAAGGTTAGCAACTTGGCGTGGCGGATTGTGGCAGCAGGTGATATTAACCGTGATGGTTTTGTCGATCTGCTCTGGCGCAACGATCGCACTGGTGAAAATGCAATGTGGCTCATGCGAAATGGTCAGGTTGAGCGCGGAGCATTCCTCCCATCCGTTCCTCCAACCAATTGGCAGATTGAAAGCCTGTTCGATTTCAACGGCGATCAAAGCCTCGACATTCTCTGGCGCAATGGCACGACGCAAGAAACGGTCATCTGGTTCCTGAATCAAGATCAAGTTGGCACCACCGCTTATCTACCAAACTTGCCCGATCGCAATTGGTCAATTCAAGCAGTGAGTCGATTCAGCAATCAAAGCAAGGGCGAAATCATGATGCGGAACTCTCAAACCGGAGAAAACCGCATCTGGCGCATCAGTCTCGACTGGTTCGATCGCTCCACTGTCCTCGATCCGCAGATCGATCGCGATTGGCAAGTTCAAGGAACGGCGGACTTCGATCGCAATGGGAGCGCTGATATTCTCTGGCGCAATCTCAGGACTCGCGAACTCTCAGTCTGGCTGACTCAAAACGGTCAGGTGCGCGATAAAGTCACGATTCCTGCCGGATTTGACATTCCGATCGACTGGGTGATTCAGGGCATCGGCGACTTTAGCGGCGATGGCAGTCCGGATCTGATTTGGCGCAATCGACGCACCGGGGAGACGGCAATGTGGCTACTCAACGGCACTCAGGTTACCTCTGGACTCTTCTTGCCGAAAGTAGATACCAGCTGGCAAATTCAAGATGTGGCGGATATGAATGCTGATCGCAATCTCGATTTAATCTGGCGCAATCCGGCCACTGGACAGACTGCAATCTGGCTGTTCGATCGCACTGATGTTACTCGCGGCATTTTTCTGCCTGCGATTAGTCCCAACTGGCAGATCAAAGGATTTGCAGACTTTAATCGCGACGGTCAAACCGATCTGGTCTGGCGCGATGATAGTACCGGGGAAATAGCGCTGTGGTTTATGAACGCAGGACAGGTTAGTCGTGGTGTGTTCCTGCCGTCCGCCCCAACAAACTGGGATCTGATCGGGGTGGGTGACTTTAACCGCGATAATCAGTTCGACTTACTGTGGCGCGATCGAGGATCAGGCTCGAATGCGGTGTGGTACCTGGTGAATAATTCCGTTACCTTCGCCACTTACGTTCCATCCTTGACGGATCTGGGTTGGCAACTAGAAGGCATCGACGACTTCTAG
- a CDS encoding resolvase, whose product MRADTEFGGTTGLMDVEAVQKTLNRSRASVYRYANTDLELLNPPFDPKRLNPELRQSPNDPLMFHSNEVARFAKEVLKIKQVTIEVQEPQPNRTQEVLEAILVELQSIHALLKTRS is encoded by the coding sequence ATGCGGGCAGATACGGAATTCGGTGGTACGACGGGATTAATGGATGTAGAAGCGGTACAAAAGACGCTCAATCGATCGCGAGCGTCGGTGTACCGCTATGCCAACACTGATCTAGAGTTGCTTAATCCGCCGTTTGACCCAAAGCGCCTGAATCCAGAGTTGCGCCAATCACCCAACGATCCGCTGATGTTTCACTCAAATGAAGTTGCGCGGTTTGCCAAAGAGGTGCTGAAAATTAAGCAGGTGACGATCGAAGTTCAAGAACCCCAACCGAATCGGACTCAGGAAGTGCTAGAGGCGATTTTGGTGGAACTGCAAAGTATTCATGCGTTATTAAAAACGCGATCGTAG
- a CDS encoding YihY/virulence factor BrkB family protein yields the protein MRFKTIVRLVRDTITEWNEDNVPLLAAALAYYTMFSLAPLLIIAIAIVGAVYGEEAAQGEIVRQIQGLVGRQGAEFIQSMIQNASRPGSGGGIATLIGIGVLIFGASGVFGQLQTALNTIWEVKPKPGRAVKSFVQARFLSFAMVLVIGFLLLVSLILSAVFSGVSAYFGGLLPEALHVGQVLNFVITFALTTLLFAAIYKFLPDVKVPWKNLWVGSAVTALLFNIGKFLIGLYLGNSSVGSTYGAAGSLVVVLLWVFYSAQILLLGAEFTQVYSKYRGRPIEPSSHAVLVKEETLDQTRKG from the coding sequence ATGAGATTTAAAACGATTGTGCGTTTGGTGCGCGATACGATCACCGAATGGAACGAAGATAATGTGCCATTACTCGCAGCGGCATTGGCCTATTACACCATGTTTTCGCTAGCACCGTTGTTGATTATTGCGATCGCGATCGTCGGTGCGGTTTATGGTGAAGAAGCCGCGCAGGGGGAGATCGTGCGGCAAATTCAGGGACTGGTCGGTAGGCAAGGTGCAGAATTCATTCAATCGATGATTCAGAACGCGAGTAGACCCGGATCAGGAGGAGGCATTGCGACGCTGATCGGGATCGGAGTTCTGATTTTCGGCGCGTCAGGTGTATTCGGACAGTTGCAAACGGCACTCAACACCATTTGGGAAGTCAAACCGAAACCAGGACGAGCCGTAAAGAGCTTTGTTCAAGCTCGATTTCTGTCTTTCGCGATGGTATTAGTAATTGGATTTCTACTGCTGGTTTCGTTAATATTGTCGGCAGTATTCTCAGGCGTAAGCGCTTATTTTGGTGGTCTTCTTCCTGAGGCGCTTCACGTTGGACAAGTGCTTAATTTTGTGATCACATTTGCGTTAACGACTCTATTGTTTGCAGCAATCTATAAGTTTTTACCAGATGTAAAGGTTCCGTGGAAGAATCTTTGGGTTGGGTCTGCTGTTACCGCTTTACTGTTTAACATTGGTAAATTCTTGATCGGTCTTTATCTCGGTAACAGTAGCGTTGGTTCAACCTACGGTGCGGCGGGATCGTTGGTCGTTGTGTTGCTTTGGGTATTTTACTCCGCGCAAATTCTGCTGCTAGGTGCAGAATTCACGCAAGTTTATTCCAAATACCGGGGAAGACCGATCGAGCCTTCGAGTCACGCCGTTTTAGTCAAAGAAGAAACCCTCGACCAAACTAGAAAAGGCTAG
- a CDS encoding GlsB/YeaQ/YmgE family stress response membrane protein, translating into MNILAWVVLGLLAGAIAKAIYPGHQGGGLLGTMILGIVGAFIGGTVATLLETGTLAIGAASLSIPGVFVAVLGAILAIFIYNKLSRRAY; encoded by the coding sequence ATGAACATTCTAGCGTGGGTTGTTTTAGGATTATTGGCAGGCGCGATCGCAAAAGCAATCTATCCCGGACATCAAGGCGGCGGACTGCTCGGCACTATGATTTTGGGAATTGTCGGTGCATTCATCGGCGGAACGGTAGCGACGCTGCTTGAAACGGGAACGCTGGCGATCGGTGCAGCCTCCTTGAGCATTCCAGGCGTGTTTGTTGCCGTGTTGGGCGCAATTTTGGCAATCTTCATCTACAACAAACTGTCCCGTCGGGCTTACTAA